In a single window of the Natator depressus isolate rNatDep1 chromosome 24, rNatDep2.hap1, whole genome shotgun sequence genome:
- the TOMM40 gene encoding mitochondrial import receptor subunit TOM40 homolog, whose translation MGNVLAASSPTPSPTMPSPGSGLVSVPPGFTMPPVSGLGPPAQERLEEKGDRLPNPGTFEECHRKCKELFPIQMEGVKLTVNKGLSNHFQVNHSVALSTVGDSNYHFGVTYVGTKQLSPTEAFPVLVGDMDNSGSLNAQIIHQLSTRLRSKVAFQTQQSKFVNWQVDGEYRGEDFTAAVTLGNPDILVGSGILVAHYLQSITPCLALGGELVYHRRPGEEGTVMSLAGKYTAPNWIGTLTVGQAGAHATYYHKANDQLQVGVEFEASTRMQDTSVSFGYQLDLPKANLLFKGSVDSNWIVGAALEKKLLPLPLTLAMGAFLNHRKNKFQCGFGLTIG comes from the exons ATGGGTAACgtactggctgccagctccccgacaccctcccccaccatgccgagtcctggctctgggctggtgtCAGTGCCGCCTGGCTTCACCATGCCCCCCGTCAGTGGGCTGGGCCCCCCTGCGCAGGAGCggctggaggagaagggggatCGGCTGCCCAACCCTGGCACCTTTGAGGAATGTCACCGCAAGTGCAAAG AATTGTTCCCTATCCAGATGGAGGGTGTGAAACTGACAGTGAATAAAGGTCTTAGCAACCATTTCCAG GTGAATCACAGCGTTGCCCTCAGCACTGTTGGCGACTCCAATTACCACTTCGGGGTCACCTACGTGGGCACCAAGCAGCTCAGCCCCACAGAG GCCTTCCCGGTGCTGGTGGGCGACATGGACAACAGCGGCAGCCTCAACGCCCAAATCATCCACCAGCTCTCGACCCGGCTGCGCTCTAAGGTGGCCTTCCAG ACGCAGCAGTCCAAGTTCGTGAACTGGCAGGTGGATGGAGAGTATCGGGGGGAGGATTTCACGGCGGCTGTGACGCTGGGAAACCCCGACATCCTGGTGGGCTCAG GGATCCTGGTAGCCCATTACCTGCAGAGCATCACACCCTGCCTGGCGCTGGGCGGCGAGCTGGTCTATCACCGCCGGCCAGGAGAGGAGGGCACAGTCATGTCTCTGGCTGGGAAATATACAG CACCTAACTGGATTGGGACCTTGACGGTGGGGCAAGCCGGGGCCCATGCAACCTACTACCATAAAGCCAATGACCAG CTGCAGGTGGGCGTGGAGTTCGAGGCCAGCACGCGCATGCAGGACACTAGCGTCTCCTTTGGCTACCAgcttgacttgcccaaggccaacCTGCTCTTCAAAG GCTCTGTGGACAGTAATTGGATCGTGGGTGCGGCGTTGGAGAAGAAGCTGCTGCCGCTGCCCCTGACGCTGGCCATGGGGGCCTTCCTGAACCACCGCAAGAACAAGTTCCAGTGTGGCTTCGGCCTCACCATTGGCTAG